The Chelatococcus sp. HY11 genome includes a window with the following:
- a CDS encoding glycosyltransferase has protein sequence MRILHVFRTPVGGLFRHVMDLARGQSARGHDVGIICDATTGGARADAALAGLEATLSLSVKRVPMSHLPGLGDFVTIRKVGAHARQLRPDVIHGHGAKGGLFARLAASRGPRGPALVYTPHGGSFHYGPGHPAHHIYMAVERYLARRTDLFIFESSFVREQFHRYLGPSGQLEKVVHNGLSEDEFSLLAHPSPAFDLLFIGELRILKGVDVLLDAIALLRDRGHSVPRLLIVGAGPDETAFHAQIAKLDLGSTVTMRPPSPIRHVLADARAMVVPSRAESLPYVILESAAAGQPLIATRVGGIPEIFGPAAARLIPPGDAPALADAIAQTLNDPARAAADALALRDYVHAHFLIAHMVDGILLGYDAGVRHRAEMRR, from the coding sequence GTGCGCATTCTGCATGTCTTCCGCACGCCGGTCGGCGGCCTCTTTCGCCATGTGATGGACCTGGCGCGCGGTCAAAGCGCGCGCGGCCATGATGTCGGCATCATCTGCGACGCGACAACGGGCGGCGCGCGCGCCGATGCGGCGCTTGCCGGGCTTGAGGCCACCTTGTCGCTCAGCGTCAAGCGCGTCCCCATGAGCCACCTGCCCGGGCTTGGTGACTTCGTGACAATTCGCAAGGTCGGCGCCCATGCCCGACAGCTTCGTCCCGATGTCATTCATGGCCATGGCGCCAAGGGCGGTCTGTTCGCACGGCTGGCGGCCAGCCGCGGGCCCCGCGGCCCAGCCCTCGTCTATACGCCCCATGGGGGTAGCTTTCATTATGGCCCGGGCCACCCGGCTCATCACATATATATGGCGGTGGAGCGCTACCTGGCGCGCCGGACCGATCTCTTTATCTTTGAAAGCAGCTTCGTCCGGGAGCAGTTTCACCGCTACCTTGGCCCGTCCGGACAATTGGAGAAGGTCGTTCACAACGGCCTGTCCGAAGACGAATTCTCACTCCTCGCGCATCCCTCGCCGGCCTTCGATCTTCTGTTCATCGGGGAGCTCCGGATCCTGAAGGGCGTCGACGTCTTGCTGGATGCGATCGCCCTCCTGAGAGACCGAGGCCATTCCGTCCCCCGGCTCCTGATCGTGGGCGCAGGGCCGGACGAAACGGCCTTTCATGCACAGATCGCCAAGCTGGACCTCGGCTCGACGGTCACGATGCGGCCGCCATCGCCGATCCGTCATGTGCTGGCCGACGCCCGCGCGATGGTTGTTCCATCACGCGCGGAGTCCCTCCCCTACGTGATCCTTGAGTCAGCCGCCGCTGGGCAGCCGCTCATCGCGACCCGCGTGGGCGGCATACCCGAAATCTTTGGTCCGGCGGCGGCACGGCTCATTCCGCCCGGCGACGCACCCGCCCTGGCTGATGCGATTGCGCAAACCCTCAATGATCCCGCTCGCGCGGCCGCGGATGCGCTGGCCCTGCGCGACTACGTCCATGCCCATTTTTTGATCGCCCACATGGTCGATGGTATTCTGTTGGGCTATGATGCCGGCGTCCGACATCGGGCTGAAATGCGGCGTTAA
- a CDS encoding undecaprenyl-phosphate glucose phosphotransferase produces the protein MPTYDIRDLLKQPILPEDAERPLTPLAEEIAARPVKPTYSPVVLAGIARVVDFVIVAATGLAVHALYLQPGSQFPIIHGFTILAIAMLTVIVFQALGIYHISSFRAMLTQGLRLLGGWCGIFLILMAALFFAKRGEDFSRVWLASWFIVGLILLVTGRVTLSYAVKALTRAGRLDRRTAIVGGGPAAEELIRALDAQPDTGLRICGVFDDRNDERSPDIVAGYPKLGNVSDLVEFARRAHLDLVIFTLPITAEDRLLSMLRKLWVLPIDIRLAAHRNKLRLRPRAYSYIGAVPVLDVFDKPIADWDLVLKWLFDKIVGALLIILLSPVLAATAIAVKLDSRGPILFRQKRYGFNNELIEVFKFRSMYVDQSDADAARLVTKGDPRVTRVGRFIRKTSLDELPQLFNVVFKGNLSLVGPRPHAVKAKAENRLYDKVVDGYFARHRVKPGITGWAQINGWRGETDTEEKLQRRVEHDLFYIENWSVLFDLYILARTPFALLSTENAY, from the coding sequence ATGCCTACCTACGATATTCGTGATCTTCTCAAGCAGCCGATCCTCCCGGAGGATGCCGAGCGGCCGCTGACACCCCTCGCCGAGGAGATCGCCGCACGCCCCGTCAAGCCGACCTATTCCCCCGTTGTGCTGGCGGGAATAGCGCGCGTGGTGGATTTCGTGATCGTCGCCGCCACCGGCCTCGCCGTGCACGCGCTTTATCTGCAGCCCGGCAGCCAGTTCCCGATAATCCACGGCTTCACGATCCTAGCCATCGCGATGCTGACTGTGATCGTGTTCCAAGCGCTGGGGATCTATCACATCAGCTCTTTCCGCGCGATGCTCACCCAGGGACTACGCCTCCTCGGTGGATGGTGCGGGATCTTTCTCATCCTTATGGCAGCCCTGTTCTTTGCGAAGCGCGGGGAGGATTTCTCGCGCGTCTGGCTCGCGAGCTGGTTCATCGTCGGCCTCATTCTTCTGGTCACCGGACGCGTCACCCTGTCCTATGCCGTGAAGGCGCTGACCAGGGCCGGGCGCCTCGATCGGCGCACGGCCATTGTCGGTGGAGGACCGGCAGCGGAGGAGCTCATTCGCGCTCTTGATGCCCAGCCGGACACGGGCCTGCGCATTTGTGGCGTTTTTGATGACCGCAATGACGAACGGTCGCCCGACATCGTCGCCGGCTATCCCAAGCTCGGCAATGTGAGCGATCTGGTTGAATTTGCCCGGCGCGCCCATCTCGACCTCGTCATCTTCACGCTGCCGATCACGGCGGAGGATCGCCTCCTGTCCATGTTGAGGAAGCTGTGGGTGCTGCCGATCGACATCCGGCTCGCGGCGCACCGCAACAAGCTGAGATTGCGTCCCCGCGCCTATTCCTACATCGGCGCCGTGCCTGTCCTCGATGTGTTCGACAAACCGATCGCCGATTGGGATCTGGTCCTGAAATGGCTCTTCGACAAAATCGTCGGCGCGCTTCTCATCATCCTCCTCTCGCCTGTGCTGGCAGCCACCGCGATCGCGGTGAAGCTCGACTCACGCGGCCCGATCCTTTTTCGCCAGAAGCGCTATGGCTTCAACAATGAGTTGATCGAGGTGTTCAAGTTCCGCTCGATGTATGTGGATCAGTCGGATGCGGATGCGGCCCGGCTCGTCACGAAGGGGGATCCCCGCGTGACACGCGTGGGTCGTTTCATCCGAAAGACCTCGCTCGATGAACTGCCACAATTATTCAATGTGGTGTTCAAGGGGAACCTTTCGCTGGTCGGACCTCGCCCCCATGCCGTCAAGGCCAAGGCTGAAAACCGGCTCTACGACAAGGTGGTCGACGGCTATTTTGCGCGCCATCGCGTGAAGCCCGGGATAACGGGCTGGGCACAGATCAATGGCTGGCGCGGCGAGACCGATACGGAAGAAAAACTCCAGCGCCGCGTCGAGCATGACCTGTTCTACATCGAAAACTGGTCCGTGCTCTTCGATCTCTATATCCTGGCGCGGACCCCCTTTGCGTTGCTCTCCACGGAGAACGCCTATTGA
- a CDS encoding O-antigen ligase family protein, producing the protein MAQAHPIAKARGTNQDTLERGAAARRKAPRHRLRLRISLARLDSLALWLFVFAGAFVLIEPSLYELLFPLALVVALLIGFRVPASAAPMIVLLTLFNMGGAFALIPYLDESRSVMFIVISLYLAMTSVFFASILTHEPERRLETIRSALIWSAWPAGIASLLGYFDVAGLGSIFTVYGRASGTFKDPNVMGPYMVLPIVYIVQGFIERRSGVLKTIALLSVPLLALFLSFSRGAWADLVGALALLFALSFVTGATLAQRRMMIVYALGCIAVLVVMLGIALSIDDVREIFTMRASLSQDYDEGTTGRFGNQLRSIPLLLEHVNGLGPLRFHVYFNADPHSVYINAFASYGWLGGLSYLTLIIATWIVAWRTVFRRSPLQSHAIAVWSALIVITIQGFQIDTDHWRQFYLMLGLTWGIAAASKTLATASVPTIDNALRLLGPQPQQVLTYQTRALGHTPRQSDRIG; encoded by the coding sequence ATGGCCCAGGCTCACCCGATAGCCAAAGCGCGCGGCACCAATCAGGACACATTGGAAAGGGGAGCGGCTGCCAGGCGGAAAGCTCCGCGGCACAGGCTGCGTCTACGCATTTCGCTAGCACGCCTCGATAGCCTCGCGCTTTGGCTCTTCGTCTTTGCTGGCGCGTTCGTCCTGATCGAGCCGTCCCTCTATGAGCTGCTGTTTCCACTGGCATTGGTGGTCGCGCTTCTCATCGGCTTCCGGGTTCCCGCAAGCGCGGCACCGATGATCGTTCTGTTGACACTGTTCAACATGGGAGGGGCTTTCGCGCTAATTCCCTACCTCGATGAAAGCCGCAGTGTCATGTTCATCGTCATCTCGCTCTATCTCGCGATGACGTCCGTCTTTTTCGCCTCGATCCTCACACATGAACCGGAACGGCGTCTGGAGACGATACGGTCGGCTTTGATCTGGTCCGCCTGGCCCGCCGGCATCGCCAGCCTTCTCGGCTACTTCGACGTGGCTGGTCTTGGCAGCATCTTCACTGTCTACGGAAGAGCGTCGGGTACCTTCAAGGACCCGAATGTCATGGGCCCCTACATGGTCCTGCCCATCGTTTATATCGTCCAGGGTTTCATCGAGCGGCGAAGCGGTGTCCTGAAGACGATTGCCCTGCTCAGCGTGCCGCTGCTGGCACTATTCCTGTCGTTCTCAAGGGGTGCCTGGGCGGACCTGGTTGGCGCGCTGGCGCTCCTCTTCGCACTCAGCTTTGTCACCGGCGCCACTCTCGCCCAGAGGCGCATGATGATTGTCTATGCGCTTGGCTGTATCGCCGTTCTCGTGGTCATGCTGGGCATTGCCCTATCCATCGACGATGTGCGCGAGATCTTCACCATGCGTGCCTCTCTGTCACAGGATTACGACGAAGGCACCACCGGCCGCTTCGGCAACCAGTTGCGCAGCATCCCGCTTCTGCTTGAGCACGTGAACGGCCTTGGACCGCTGCGGTTCCACGTCTATTTCAACGCTGACCCGCACAGCGTCTATATCAATGCCTTTGCATCCTATGGGTGGCTGGGCGGCCTTTCCTATTTGACCCTGATCATAGCAACGTGGATCGTTGCCTGGCGCACCGTCTTCCGGCGCAGCCCCCTGCAATCCCATGCCATTGCCGTCTGGTCCGCTCTGATCGTGATAACGATCCAGGGCTTCCAGATCGACACCGACCATTGGCGCCAATTCTACCTCATGCTGGGATTGACTTGGGGCATCGCGGCCGCGAGCAAAACCCTCGCGACGGCAAGCGTTCCGACGATTGACAACGCACTACGCCTGCTGGGGCCTCAGCCCCAGCAAGTCCTCACCTATCAAACGCGAGCTCTGGGCCACACGCCCCGACAGAGCGACCGCATAGGGTGA
- a CDS encoding porin: MRLASVVLLSSVAAFATMSQGSAADLPMTKAAPIDYVRVCSIHGAGFFYIPGGDVCLKVGGYVRAEYLYAQPKWSVPGNGRSADATGFLARGRLEVDARSSSEWGTIRAFFRFELTRTTGAYRALGVPAGSVTDSSLDKAFIQFAGFTAGVAQSFFDFYANDLNYGGSLGSDNGQTQLLAYSATFGSGFSATIALEDRNQRNVGTSYYSAAGQRLPDVVGNLLVDQDWGSAQLSGALHQLNSSTIYGSNVYGSRVDSTYGFAVQGGVKVKLPMLAAGDYLWLQAAYTDGALSYIGINGDQAIGPLVGIAADGVIVNGDIKKTKGWNALAAMLHYWTPNIRQSVFGGYTKVNYSGAVTSTYNGLSDFNTWTVGSNLIWSPVSAMDIGVEVLYTKLDPNGRTLVYDNGVTAIYKSSEDQWQARLRFQRDF, encoded by the coding sequence ATGCGTCTGGCTTCTGTTGTGCTTTTGAGCTCAGTTGCTGCTTTTGCCACCATGTCGCAGGGCTCGGCAGCTGATCTGCCGATGACCAAGGCAGCGCCTATCGACTATGTCCGGGTCTGCTCCATTCACGGTGCAGGCTTCTTCTACATCCCCGGTGGCGATGTCTGCCTGAAAGTCGGCGGCTATGTTCGCGCTGAGTATCTTTATGCGCAGCCGAAGTGGTCGGTGCCCGGCAATGGCCGTTCTGCCGACGCCACCGGTTTCCTCGCACGTGGCCGCCTCGAGGTCGATGCGCGTTCATCGTCTGAATGGGGCACGATCCGCGCCTTCTTCCGCTTTGAGCTGACGCGCACGACAGGTGCCTATCGCGCCTTGGGCGTGCCCGCCGGCAGCGTCACGGACTCGAGCCTCGATAAAGCCTTCATCCAGTTCGCCGGCTTCACGGCGGGTGTTGCCCAATCGTTCTTCGACTTCTACGCCAACGACCTGAACTACGGTGGCTCGCTCGGCTCCGATAATGGGCAGACCCAACTGCTGGCCTATTCCGCCACATTCGGCTCCGGTTTTTCCGCGACCATCGCGCTTGAGGATCGAAACCAGCGTAATGTCGGAACGAGCTACTACAGTGCGGCCGGTCAGCGCTTGCCGGACGTTGTCGGCAATTTGCTCGTGGACCAGGACTGGGGCTCGGCGCAGCTCTCCGGCGCGCTCCATCAGCTTAACTCCAGCACCATCTATGGTTCGAATGTTTATGGCAGCCGAGTCGATTCGACTTATGGCTTTGCGGTTCAGGGTGGCGTGAAGGTTAAACTGCCGATGCTGGCCGCCGGTGACTACCTGTGGCTGCAGGCCGCCTATACCGACGGTGCGCTCAGTTACATCGGTATCAACGGTGACCAGGCCATCGGGCCCTTGGTGGGCATTGCCGCGGATGGCGTGATCGTCAACGGAGACATCAAGAAGACCAAGGGCTGGAACGCTCTCGCTGCGATGCTCCACTACTGGACACCGAACATTCGCCAGAGCGTCTTTGGTGGCTATACGAAGGTCAACTATTCGGGCGCGGTGACCTCCACCTATAATGGCCTGAGCGACTTCAACACCTGGACGGTGGGGTCCAATCTCATCTGGTCACCGGTGAGCGCGATGGACATCGGTGTGGAGGTTCTCTACACCAAGCTCGATCCGAACGGCCGCACGCTTGTCTACGACAATGGCGTCACCGCGATTTACAAGTCCTCTGAGGATCAGTGGCAGGCGCGCCTGCGCTTTCAGCGGGATTTCTGA
- a CDS encoding porin, whose protein sequence is MKLVKSLLLGSAAGFAAVAGAQAADLPMTKAAPVDYVRVCSVHGAGFFYIPGSDTCIKLGGRVRAEFMYQEPLNNGLGQGRNRDTTGFRGRGQLDVDARTSSEWGTIRAFFRFQLTRDSGVYRATYAGPQGSTTNSNLDKAFIQFAGFTAGIAQSFFDFYAESLNWGTAPGIIPGSDQGATQLLAYTATFGSGFSATISLEDRNQRAVGGSTTGYYTYNSAGQRMPDVVGVLRVDQGWGSAQLSGAVRQLNSSLLDYNYGTYVGSSRVDNKYGYAIQGGVKINLPMLAAGDQLWLQAAYAEGALSYLGVTGTPGIGGLANFLPVSDYVIPVVTPVAGGPSYATSGVKLTKGWNVLGAFLHYWTPSLRSTLWGSYTSVDFPGQVVAGSVYRDFKVFQAASALIWSPVKAMDIGVEVLYAKVDAKRNWASPVYQKGNEDQWQGRLRFQRDF, encoded by the coding sequence ATGAAGCTCGTTAAGAGCCTTCTACTCGGTAGCGCTGCAGGCTTCGCCGCGGTTGCCGGGGCTCAAGCCGCAGATCTTCCCATGACGAAGGCTGCGCCGGTTGACTACGTTCGCGTTTGCTCGGTCCACGGCGCGGGCTTCTTCTACATTCCTGGCAGCGACACCTGCATCAAGCTCGGCGGTCGTGTTCGTGCGGAGTTCATGTATCAGGAGCCGTTGAACAACGGTCTTGGACAGGGCCGCAATCGTGACACGACCGGCTTCCGTGGCCGTGGTCAGCTCGACGTTGATGCCCGTACGTCCTCCGAATGGGGTACGATCCGCGCGTTCTTCCGCTTCCAGCTGACGCGTGATTCGGGCGTCTATCGTGCGACCTATGCCGGTCCGCAGGGCAGCACGACGAACTCGAACCTGGATAAGGCTTTCATCCAGTTCGCAGGCTTCACAGCCGGTATCGCGCAGTCGTTCTTTGATTTCTACGCTGAGTCGCTGAACTGGGGTACTGCTCCGGGCATCATTCCCGGTTCGGACCAAGGGGCTACACAGCTCCTGGCTTACACCGCTACCTTCGGTTCAGGCTTCTCGGCGACGATCTCGCTCGAAGACCGCAACCAGCGGGCAGTCGGTGGCTCGACCACGGGTTATTACACTTACAATAGCGCTGGTCAGCGTATGCCCGACGTCGTCGGTGTCCTCCGCGTCGATCAGGGTTGGGGTTCGGCTCAGTTGTCGGGTGCCGTGCGTCAGTTGAATTCCTCGTTGCTGGATTACAACTATGGCACCTACGTCGGCAGCAGCCGCGTCGACAACAAGTACGGTTATGCCATCCAGGGTGGTGTGAAGATCAACCTGCCGATGCTTGCCGCTGGTGACCAGCTCTGGTTGCAGGCCGCTTATGCGGAAGGCGCGCTGAGCTACCTCGGTGTGACGGGCACGCCGGGTATCGGTGGTCTTGCGAACTTCTTGCCGGTCTCCGACTACGTGATCCCGGTCGTTACTCCAGTTGCGGGCGGGCCGTCCTACGCGACAAGCGGCGTCAAGCTGACCAAGGGCTGGAACGTTCTCGGTGCATTCCTGCATTACTGGACCCCCAGCCTGCGTTCGACCCTCTGGGGCAGCTATACTTCGGTTGACTTCCCCGGCCAGGTTGTCGCGGGCAGTGTCTATCGCGACTTTAAGGTCTTCCAGGCAGCTTCGGCTTTGATCTGGTCGCCCGTGAAGGCGATGGATATCGGTGTGGAAGTGCTCTACGCCAAGGTCGACGCCAAGCGCAATTGGGCGTCCCCTGTCTACCAGAAGGGCAACGAAGATCAGTGGCAGGGTCGTCTCCGCTTCCAGCGCGATTTCTGA
- a CDS encoding SDR family oxidoreductase translates to MSAIYPDLANKTVVITGGGSGIGASIVRRFASQGAKVGFLDIKDTESRALVDELRAAGGTVHFEKADVTDIDALVSAIAAIRTQYGPIDILINNAAHDERHATETVTPAYWDDRIAVNLKHQFFAAQAVLPDMKARKSGVIINFGSTSWMVGQGNMAVYTASKSAVIGLTRSLARDFGPDNIRVNAIAPGWIMTERQIEKWLTPEGEEELMRRQCLKRKLIPDELARFTVFLASEEASACTNQHYVVDGGWV, encoded by the coding sequence ATGTCAGCGATCTATCCCGATTTAGCCAACAAGACCGTTGTCATAACAGGCGGAGGCTCCGGCATCGGCGCGAGCATCGTGAGACGTTTCGCGAGCCAGGGCGCCAAGGTGGGCTTCCTTGATATAAAGGACACTGAATCCCGCGCGCTGGTGGATGAGCTGCGCGCAGCGGGCGGCACCGTCCATTTCGAAAAGGCCGATGTGACGGATATCGACGCGCTTGTTTCAGCGATTGCCGCGATCCGTACCCAATATGGGCCGATCGACATTCTTATTAACAATGCAGCTCATGACGAGCGCCACGCGACGGAAACCGTCACGCCCGCCTATTGGGACGACCGTATCGCCGTAAACCTTAAGCACCAGTTCTTCGCCGCGCAGGCCGTTTTGCCGGACATGAAGGCCAGGAAAAGCGGGGTCATCATCAATTTCGGCTCGACCTCATGGATGGTCGGCCAGGGAAACATGGCCGTTTATACCGCGTCGAAGTCAGCGGTGATTGGCCTTACCCGGTCGCTGGCCCGTGATTTCGGGCCGGACAATATCCGCGTCAATGCCATCGCACCCGGCTGGATCATGACGGAACGGCAGATCGAGAAGTGGCTGACGCCTGAGGGCGAAGAGGAGCTGATGCGGCGGCAATGTTTGAAGCGCAAGCTGATTCCCGATGAACTCGCGCGTTTCACCGTATTTCTCGCATCGGAAGAAGCATCAGCCTGCACCAACCAGCATTATGTCGTGGACGGTGGTTGGGTTTAG
- a CDS encoding ATP-binding cassette domain-containing protein: MTLLRLQGVSKEFGAIRALSEIDLTVAAGEVVGLMGDNGAGKSTLVKIIAGNFPPSHGAMVFDDQNVHFSRPIDARSVGIEVVYQDLALADNLTAAANVFLGRELKRRLGPLTVLDHAAMNKRASELFQELKSETRADDLVRQMSGGQRQAVAIARTRLKKAKLVLMDEPTAAISVRQVAEVLDLIRRLRDAGIAVILISHRMPDVFTVCDRVVVLRRGSKVADKPIGNSSPEEVTALITGAKEAA; encoded by the coding sequence TTGACGCTCCTAAGATTGCAGGGGGTGAGCAAGGAATTCGGCGCCATACGCGCCTTGTCGGAGATCGACTTGACGGTCGCCGCCGGCGAAGTCGTCGGCCTGATGGGTGACAATGGCGCTGGGAAATCGACTCTCGTGAAGATCATCGCGGGCAATTTTCCGCCCTCGCATGGAGCGATGGTCTTCGATGATCAGAACGTGCATTTCTCTCGCCCGATCGATGCACGCTCGGTCGGGATCGAGGTGGTCTACCAGGACCTTGCTCTCGCCGATAATCTGACGGCGGCGGCCAATGTCTTCCTTGGCCGCGAGTTGAAGCGACGGCTAGGGCCTCTTACGGTTCTCGATCACGCGGCGATGAACAAGCGTGCCTCGGAGCTTTTCCAGGAACTGAAGTCAGAAACGCGCGCCGATGACCTCGTGCGGCAGATGTCCGGCGGCCAGCGCCAGGCCGTTGCCATTGCCCGGACCAGGCTGAAGAAAGCCAAGCTCGTGTTGATGGACGAGCCGACTGCGGCAATTTCGGTGCGTCAGGTCGCAGAAGTACTCGATCTGATCCGCCGCCTGCGCGACGCCGGCATAGCAGTCATCCTGATCTCGCATCGCATGCCGGATGTCTTCACCGTCTGTGATCGCGTCGTGGTGCTGCGACGCGGATCCAAGGTGGCGGACAAACCTATTGGAAATTCAAGCCCGGAAGAGGTCACAGCCCTGATCACCGGGGCCAAGGAGGCCGCCTGA
- a CDS encoding ABC transporter permease yields the protein MDDLSTAGRHTSESGFTNVGRAAWWQRGFFASQTAYVVLAFFIITVAISFVADNFLSPENLLRTSQNFSYVGIVALGATLVIITGGIDLSVGSVMALTAVVTMIVMKWIAETAFGFVSMPLALLIGLAIAGCIGLVNGLLIARLKLSPFVVTLGMLSICRGLTYVITKGRSQAPGGPGVDMFYALTNGKLFGLPIPLVYLLVGAAIMAFVLHHTAAGRHIFAIGGNERAAALTGVAVERVKIGVYVACSMTAGFAGILMSGWLGAAQANLATGYELTIIAAAVIGGANLAGGTGGPVGAIIGAALIEVIRNGLVLAGADSYWQTAIIGMIIIFAAIVDRLRSLRAA from the coding sequence ATGGATGATTTGTCGACGGCTGGACGACATACGAGCGAAAGCGGATTTACCAATGTGGGCCGCGCGGCTTGGTGGCAGCGCGGCTTTTTTGCGTCACAGACCGCCTATGTCGTCCTTGCCTTTTTCATCATCACCGTCGCCATCTCCTTCGTGGCTGATAATTTCCTGAGCCCGGAGAACCTTCTGCGCACGTCGCAGAATTTCTCCTATGTCGGCATCGTGGCGCTCGGAGCAACGCTTGTCATCATCACCGGCGGGATCGACCTCTCGGTCGGATCCGTCATGGCGCTGACGGCCGTCGTGACGATGATCGTCATGAAATGGATCGCAGAGACGGCATTCGGTTTCGTCTCCATGCCGCTTGCGCTCCTCATCGGACTGGCGATCGCGGGCTGCATCGGGCTCGTCAACGGGCTGCTCATCGCGCGCCTTAAACTGTCCCCGTTTGTCGTAACCCTCGGCATGCTGTCGATCTGTCGCGGCCTTACTTACGTCATCACCAAGGGCCGCAGCCAAGCACCGGGAGGGCCCGGGGTCGACATGTTCTACGCGCTCACCAATGGCAAGCTTTTCGGACTGCCCATACCGCTCGTCTATCTTCTCGTCGGAGCGGCGATCATGGCCTTCGTGCTGCATCACACCGCAGCAGGACGCCATATCTTTGCCATCGGGGGCAACGAACGCGCAGCCGCGTTGACCGGAGTTGCCGTCGAGCGCGTCAAGATCGGCGTCTATGTCGCCTGCAGCATGACGGCGGGTTTTGCCGGCATTCTCATGTCGGGCTGGCTTGGCGCGGCGCAGGCCAATTTGGCAACGGGCTACGAACTCACCATCATCGCTGCCGCGGTGATCGGCGGCGCCAATCTCGCGGGCGGAACCGGCGGTCCCGTGGGGGCAATCATCGGCGCCGCGCTGATCGAGGTCATTCGCAACGGCCTCGTGCTGGCCGGCGCGGACAGCTACTGGCAGACCGCCATCATCGGCATGATCATTATCTTCGCTGCCATCGTCGACCGTCTAAGGAGTCTACGGGCGGCCTGA
- a CDS encoding sugar-binding protein, translating to MKRFILTALAAVAIAAPAFAPSAMAQQKMRFAIVPKAMNNPYFDLSRDGCMKRAKELGNVECIYKGPIEHEPASQVQIIQDLITQRVDGLAISVSDAEAAINVIKQARDAGIPVITFDADSPKSARQAYVGTDNKEMGRQLGRELIKRKPQPGTFITQSGGPAAENLNERLAGLYEVVKAAGWKEASGSPSYCNDDSALAVQQLSDMVTANPNVDAVVPVGGWALFAPEAYKGFVNAHKKNYESGKLALVMPDTLKVELELLRDGYANVLVGQRPFEMGEKAMDMLLALKKGEKVEPITYVGLDVVTKDNVAEFLK from the coding sequence ATGAAACGCTTCATTTTAACGGCTCTCGCCGCGGTCGCCATCGCAGCGCCGGCGTTCGCGCCATCGGCCATGGCGCAGCAGAAAATGCGCTTCGCCATCGTCCCGAAGGCGATGAACAATCCCTATTTCGACCTGTCGCGTGACGGATGCATGAAGCGCGCGAAGGAACTCGGCAATGTCGAGTGCATCTACAAGGGGCCGATCGAGCACGAGCCCGCAAGCCAGGTGCAGATCATCCAGGATCTCATCACGCAGCGGGTGGACGGATTGGCGATCTCAGTGTCCGACGCGGAAGCCGCCATCAATGTCATCAAGCAGGCACGTGACGCAGGCATTCCTGTCATCACCTTCGATGCCGATTCACCGAAATCCGCGCGTCAGGCCTATGTCGGCACCGACAACAAGGAGATGGGCCGTCAGCTCGGGCGCGAACTGATCAAGCGCAAGCCGCAGCCAGGCACCTTCATCACGCAATCCGGCGGACCGGCTGCGGAGAACCTGAACGAGCGGCTCGCCGGTCTCTATGAGGTGGTGAAAGCGGCTGGATGGAAGGAAGCGAGCGGATCACCGAGTTACTGCAATGACGACTCAGCGCTCGCTGTTCAGCAACTCAGCGATATGGTCACCGCTAATCCCAACGTGGATGCGGTCGTGCCCGTCGGCGGCTGGGCGCTCTTTGCTCCCGAGGCCTACAAGGGCTTCGTGAACGCTCACAAGAAAAACTATGAGAGCGGCAAACTCGCGCTCGTCATGCCCGACACGCTCAAGGTGGAGCTCGAACTCTTGCGCGACGGCTATGCCAATGTGCTCGTCGGGCAGCGGCCATTCGAGATGGGCGAGAAAGCCATGGACATGCTGCTGGCGCTGAAGAAGGGCGAGAAGGTCGAGCCAATCACCTATGTCGGCCTCGATGTCGTCACCAAGGACAATGTGGCCGAGTTTCTAAAATGA